The following are encoded together in the Hoplias malabaricus isolate fHopMal1 chromosome 3, fHopMal1.hap1, whole genome shotgun sequence genome:
- the bin1b gene encoding myc box-dependent-interacting protein 1b isoform X5 has protein sequence MSETGKGVNAGKLAINVQKRITRAQEKMMQKLGKADETKDTAFEEGVANFNKQMTEGTKLQKDLRAYLTAVKTMHECSKHLQDCLADMYEPDWFGKEEMDALAEDTDLLWGDFHQKLSESALTSMDTYMAQFPDIKARIAKRDRKLVDFDSARHHFASTQKSKKKDEAKIAKAEEELGKAQKVFEEINYELQEELPNLWNSRVGFYVTVFQSVAGLEEKFHREMGKMSQNLFDVMTKLEEQREANEEAANHNATVSESDKTSPETKLKQGPPVPRPPRPSLTIEAKQDIINLFENAVVTETNVTALSQSDGSTVGNLLDMDLDAVRVISTSPDPQTDIAVSKQPNSATNVTNGSSDAELPPGVIYKVKAMHDYAATDSDELDLKSGDIVLVLPFENPDEQDDGWLLGVKESHWLQNKDLAVKGVFPENFTQKL, from the exons ATGTCTGAGACTGGGAAAGGGGTAAACGCCGGGAAACTGGCTATTAACGTACAGAAGAGGATAACTCGAGCACAAGAGAAg ATGATGCAAAAGTTGGGAAAGGCTGATGAGACCAAAGACACAGCATTTGAGGAAGGTGTAGCTAACTTCAACAAGCAGATG ACTGAAGGAACTAAGCTTCAAAAAGATCTGAGGGCATACCTGACAGCTGTAAAAA CAATGCACGAATGCTCCAAGCATCTGCAGGACTGTTTAGCAGACATGTATGAGCCAGACTGGTTTGGGAAGGAGGAGATGGATGCACTTGCAGAG GATACAGATCTCCTTTGGGGGGATTTCCATCAGAAGCTTTCAGAGAGTGCTCTCACTTCCATGGACACCTATATGGCTCAGTTTCCTGACATTAAG GCTCGGATTGCAAAGCGAGATAGAAAGCTAGTGGACTTTGACAGTGCCAGACATCACTTTGCCTCCACACAGAAAAGTAAGAAGAAAGATGAGGCCAAAATCGCCAAG GCAGAGGAAGAGTTGGGGAAAGCCCAAAAGGTTTTTGAAGAGATCAATTATGAACTCCAGGAGGAACTTCCAAATCTGTGGAACAG TCGTGTTGGGTTCTATGTGACAGTCTTTCAAAGTGTAGCAGGACTGGAGGAGAAGTTCCACAGAGAAATGGGCAAA aTGAGCCAGAATCTTTTTGATGTTATGACCAAACTGGAGGAACAACGAGAGGCCAA CGAAGAAGCAGCCAATCACAATGCCACGGTATCTGAATCCGACAAGACTTCACCAGAAACTAAG ctAAAACAGGGACCACCAGTCCCACGGCCTCCCAGACCTTCTCTGACAATAGAGGCGAAACAGGACATCATAAACCTTTTTGAGAATGCGGTGGTGACTGAAACTAACGTTACCGCATTGTCACAG TCTGATGGCTCCACTGTGGGCAATCTGTTGGATATGGACCTGGATGCTGTGAGGGTGATCAGCACTTCCCCAGACCCCCAG actGATATAGCTGTTTCTAAGCAGCCA AATTCTGCTACGAATGTGACCAATGGTTCTTCGGATGCAGAGCTTCCACCAGGAGTTATTTACAAG GTGAAAGCAATGCATGACTATGCGGCCACAGACAGTGATGAACTGGACCTTAAATCTGGTGACATTGTGCTTGTTTTGCCCTTTGAAAACCCTGATGAACAG GACGACGGTTGGTTGCTTGGTGTAAAGGAATCACACTGGCTGCAGAATAAGGACTTGGCTGTTAAAGGAGTATTCCCTGAAAACTTTACTCAGAAATTGTGA
- the bin1b gene encoding myc box-dependent-interacting protein 1b isoform X2, giving the protein MSETGKGVNAGKLAINVQKRITRAQEKMMQKLGKADETKDTAFEEGVANFNKQMTEGTKLQKDLRAYLTAVKTMHECSKHLQDCLADMYEPDWFGKEEMDALAEDTDLLWGDFHQKLSESALTSMDTYMAQFPDIKARIAKRDRKLVDFDSARHHFASTQKSKKKDEAKIAKPLALMEKAAPGWAQGIITAHQVAQTNLSRSQAEEELGKAQKVFEEINYELQEELPNLWNSRVGFYVTVFQSVAGLEEKFHREMGKMSQNLFDVMTKLEEQREANEEAANHNATVSESDKTSPETKGPPVPRPPRPSLTIEAKQDIINLFENAVVTETNVTALSQSDGSTVGNLLDMDLDAVRVISTSPDPQTDIAVSKQPNSATNVTNGSSDAELPPGVIYKVKAMHDYAATDSDELDLKSGDIVLVLPFENPDEQDDGWLLGVKESHWLQNKDLAVKGVFPENFTQKL; this is encoded by the exons ATGTCTGAGACTGGGAAAGGGGTAAACGCCGGGAAACTGGCTATTAACGTACAGAAGAGGATAACTCGAGCACAAGAGAAg ATGATGCAAAAGTTGGGAAAGGCTGATGAGACCAAAGACACAGCATTTGAGGAAGGTGTAGCTAACTTCAACAAGCAGATG ACTGAAGGAACTAAGCTTCAAAAAGATCTGAGGGCATACCTGACAGCTGTAAAAA CAATGCACGAATGCTCCAAGCATCTGCAGGACTGTTTAGCAGACATGTATGAGCCAGACTGGTTTGGGAAGGAGGAGATGGATGCACTTGCAGAG GATACAGATCTCCTTTGGGGGGATTTCCATCAGAAGCTTTCAGAGAGTGCTCTCACTTCCATGGACACCTATATGGCTCAGTTTCCTGACATTAAG GCTCGGATTGCAAAGCGAGATAGAAAGCTAGTGGACTTTGACAGTGCCAGACATCACTTTGCCTCCACACAGAAAAGTAAGAAGAAAGATGAGGCCAAAATCGCCAAG CCCTTGGCTCTGATGGAGAAAGCTGCTCCAGGTTGGGCTCAGGGAATAATCACAGCACATCAAGTTGCTCAAACTAACCTCAGCAGAAGCCAG GCAGAGGAAGAGTTGGGGAAAGCCCAAAAGGTTTTTGAAGAGATCAATTATGAACTCCAGGAGGAACTTCCAAATCTGTGGAACAG TCGTGTTGGGTTCTATGTGACAGTCTTTCAAAGTGTAGCAGGACTGGAGGAGAAGTTCCACAGAGAAATGGGCAAA aTGAGCCAGAATCTTTTTGATGTTATGACCAAACTGGAGGAACAACGAGAGGCCAA CGAAGAAGCAGCCAATCACAATGCCACGGTATCTGAATCCGACAAGACTTCACCAGAAACTAAG GGACCACCAGTCCCACGGCCTCCCAGACCTTCTCTGACAATAGAGGCGAAACAGGACATCATAAACCTTTTTGAGAATGCGGTGGTGACTGAAACTAACGTTACCGCATTGTCACAG TCTGATGGCTCCACTGTGGGCAATCTGTTGGATATGGACCTGGATGCTGTGAGGGTGATCAGCACTTCCCCAGACCCCCAG actGATATAGCTGTTTCTAAGCAGCCA AATTCTGCTACGAATGTGACCAATGGTTCTTCGGATGCAGAGCTTCCACCAGGAGTTATTTACAAG GTGAAAGCAATGCATGACTATGCGGCCACAGACAGTGATGAACTGGACCTTAAATCTGGTGACATTGTGCTTGTTTTGCCCTTTGAAAACCCTGATGAACAG GACGACGGTTGGTTGCTTGGTGTAAAGGAATCACACTGGCTGCAGAATAAGGACTTGGCTGTTAAAGGAGTATTCCCTGAAAACTTTACTCAGAAATTGTGA
- the bin1b gene encoding myc box-dependent-interacting protein 1b isoform X1, whose protein sequence is MSETGKGVNAGKLAINVQKRITRAQEKMMQKLGKADETKDTAFEEGVANFNKQMTEGTKLQKDLRAYLTAVKTMHECSKHLQDCLADMYEPDWFGKEEMDALAEDTDLLWGDFHQKLSESALTSMDTYMAQFPDIKARIAKRDRKLVDFDSARHHFASTQKSKKKDEAKIAKPLALMEKAAPGWAQGIITAHQVAQTNLSRSQAEEELGKAQKVFEEINYELQEELPNLWNSRVGFYVTVFQSVAGLEEKFHREMGKMSQNLFDVMTKLEEQREANEEAANHNATVSESDKTSPETKLKQGPPVPRPPRPSLTIEAKQDIINLFENAVVTETNVTALSQSDGSTVGNLLDMDLDAVRVISTSPDPQTDIAVSKQPNSATNVTNGSSDAELPPGVIYKVKAMHDYAATDSDELDLKSGDIVLVLPFENPDEQDDGWLLGVKESHWLQNKDLAVKGVFPENFTQKL, encoded by the exons ATGTCTGAGACTGGGAAAGGGGTAAACGCCGGGAAACTGGCTATTAACGTACAGAAGAGGATAACTCGAGCACAAGAGAAg ATGATGCAAAAGTTGGGAAAGGCTGATGAGACCAAAGACACAGCATTTGAGGAAGGTGTAGCTAACTTCAACAAGCAGATG ACTGAAGGAACTAAGCTTCAAAAAGATCTGAGGGCATACCTGACAGCTGTAAAAA CAATGCACGAATGCTCCAAGCATCTGCAGGACTGTTTAGCAGACATGTATGAGCCAGACTGGTTTGGGAAGGAGGAGATGGATGCACTTGCAGAG GATACAGATCTCCTTTGGGGGGATTTCCATCAGAAGCTTTCAGAGAGTGCTCTCACTTCCATGGACACCTATATGGCTCAGTTTCCTGACATTAAG GCTCGGATTGCAAAGCGAGATAGAAAGCTAGTGGACTTTGACAGTGCCAGACATCACTTTGCCTCCACACAGAAAAGTAAGAAGAAAGATGAGGCCAAAATCGCCAAG CCCTTGGCTCTGATGGAGAAAGCTGCTCCAGGTTGGGCTCAGGGAATAATCACAGCACATCAAGTTGCTCAAACTAACCTCAGCAGAAGCCAG GCAGAGGAAGAGTTGGGGAAAGCCCAAAAGGTTTTTGAAGAGATCAATTATGAACTCCAGGAGGAACTTCCAAATCTGTGGAACAG TCGTGTTGGGTTCTATGTGACAGTCTTTCAAAGTGTAGCAGGACTGGAGGAGAAGTTCCACAGAGAAATGGGCAAA aTGAGCCAGAATCTTTTTGATGTTATGACCAAACTGGAGGAACAACGAGAGGCCAA CGAAGAAGCAGCCAATCACAATGCCACGGTATCTGAATCCGACAAGACTTCACCAGAAACTAAG ctAAAACAGGGACCACCAGTCCCACGGCCTCCCAGACCTTCTCTGACAATAGAGGCGAAACAGGACATCATAAACCTTTTTGAGAATGCGGTGGTGACTGAAACTAACGTTACCGCATTGTCACAG TCTGATGGCTCCACTGTGGGCAATCTGTTGGATATGGACCTGGATGCTGTGAGGGTGATCAGCACTTCCCCAGACCCCCAG actGATATAGCTGTTTCTAAGCAGCCA AATTCTGCTACGAATGTGACCAATGGTTCTTCGGATGCAGAGCTTCCACCAGGAGTTATTTACAAG GTGAAAGCAATGCATGACTATGCGGCCACAGACAGTGATGAACTGGACCTTAAATCTGGTGACATTGTGCTTGTTTTGCCCTTTGAAAACCCTGATGAACAG GACGACGGTTGGTTGCTTGGTGTAAAGGAATCACACTGGCTGCAGAATAAGGACTTGGCTGTTAAAGGAGTATTCCCTGAAAACTTTACTCAGAAATTGTGA
- the bin1b gene encoding myc box-dependent-interacting protein 1b isoform X4 yields MSETGKGVNAGKLAINVQKRITRAQEKMMQKLGKADETKDTAFEEGVANFNKQMTEGTKLQKDLRAYLTAVKTMHECSKHLQDCLADMYEPDWFGKEEMDALAEDTDLLWGDFHQKLSESALTSMDTYMAQFPDIKARIAKRDRKLVDFDSARHHFASTQKSKKKDEAKIAKPLALMEKAAPGWAQGIITAHQVAQTNLSRSQAEEELGKAQKVFEEINYELQEELPNLWNSRVGFYVTVFQSVAGLEEKFHREMGKMSQNLFDVMTKLEEQREANEEAANHNATVSESDKTSPETKGPPVPRPPRPSLTIEAKQDIINLFENAVVTETNVTALSQTDIAVSKQPNSATNVTNGSSDAELPPGVIYKVKAMHDYAATDSDELDLKSGDIVLVLPFENPDEQDDGWLLGVKESHWLQNKDLAVKGVFPENFTQKL; encoded by the exons ATGTCTGAGACTGGGAAAGGGGTAAACGCCGGGAAACTGGCTATTAACGTACAGAAGAGGATAACTCGAGCACAAGAGAAg ATGATGCAAAAGTTGGGAAAGGCTGATGAGACCAAAGACACAGCATTTGAGGAAGGTGTAGCTAACTTCAACAAGCAGATG ACTGAAGGAACTAAGCTTCAAAAAGATCTGAGGGCATACCTGACAGCTGTAAAAA CAATGCACGAATGCTCCAAGCATCTGCAGGACTGTTTAGCAGACATGTATGAGCCAGACTGGTTTGGGAAGGAGGAGATGGATGCACTTGCAGAG GATACAGATCTCCTTTGGGGGGATTTCCATCAGAAGCTTTCAGAGAGTGCTCTCACTTCCATGGACACCTATATGGCTCAGTTTCCTGACATTAAG GCTCGGATTGCAAAGCGAGATAGAAAGCTAGTGGACTTTGACAGTGCCAGACATCACTTTGCCTCCACACAGAAAAGTAAGAAGAAAGATGAGGCCAAAATCGCCAAG CCCTTGGCTCTGATGGAGAAAGCTGCTCCAGGTTGGGCTCAGGGAATAATCACAGCACATCAAGTTGCTCAAACTAACCTCAGCAGAAGCCAG GCAGAGGAAGAGTTGGGGAAAGCCCAAAAGGTTTTTGAAGAGATCAATTATGAACTCCAGGAGGAACTTCCAAATCTGTGGAACAG TCGTGTTGGGTTCTATGTGACAGTCTTTCAAAGTGTAGCAGGACTGGAGGAGAAGTTCCACAGAGAAATGGGCAAA aTGAGCCAGAATCTTTTTGATGTTATGACCAAACTGGAGGAACAACGAGAGGCCAA CGAAGAAGCAGCCAATCACAATGCCACGGTATCTGAATCCGACAAGACTTCACCAGAAACTAAG GGACCACCAGTCCCACGGCCTCCCAGACCTTCTCTGACAATAGAGGCGAAACAGGACATCATAAACCTTTTTGAGAATGCGGTGGTGACTGAAACTAACGTTACCGCATTGTCACAG actGATATAGCTGTTTCTAAGCAGCCA AATTCTGCTACGAATGTGACCAATGGTTCTTCGGATGCAGAGCTTCCACCAGGAGTTATTTACAAG GTGAAAGCAATGCATGACTATGCGGCCACAGACAGTGATGAACTGGACCTTAAATCTGGTGACATTGTGCTTGTTTTGCCCTTTGAAAACCCTGATGAACAG GACGACGGTTGGTTGCTTGGTGTAAAGGAATCACACTGGCTGCAGAATAAGGACTTGGCTGTTAAAGGAGTATTCCCTGAAAACTTTACTCAGAAATTGTGA
- the bin1b gene encoding myc box-dependent-interacting protein 1b isoform X3, with protein MSETGKGVNAGKLAINVQKRITRAQEKMMQKLGKADETKDTAFEEGVANFNKQMTEGTKLQKDLRAYLTAVKTMHECSKHLQDCLADMYEPDWFGKEEMDALAEDTDLLWGDFHQKLSESALTSMDTYMAQFPDIKARIAKRDRKLVDFDSARHHFASTQKSKKKDEAKIAKPLALMEKAAPGWAQGIITAHQVAQTNLSRSQAEEELGKAQKVFEEINYELQEELPNLWNSRVGFYVTVFQSVAGLEEKFHREMGKMSQNLFDVMTKLEEQREANEEAANHNATVSESDKTSPETKLKQGPPVPRPPRPSLTIEAKQDIINLFENAVVTETNVTALSQTDIAVSKQPNSATNVTNGSSDAELPPGVIYKVKAMHDYAATDSDELDLKSGDIVLVLPFENPDEQDDGWLLGVKESHWLQNKDLAVKGVFPENFTQKL; from the exons ATGTCTGAGACTGGGAAAGGGGTAAACGCCGGGAAACTGGCTATTAACGTACAGAAGAGGATAACTCGAGCACAAGAGAAg ATGATGCAAAAGTTGGGAAAGGCTGATGAGACCAAAGACACAGCATTTGAGGAAGGTGTAGCTAACTTCAACAAGCAGATG ACTGAAGGAACTAAGCTTCAAAAAGATCTGAGGGCATACCTGACAGCTGTAAAAA CAATGCACGAATGCTCCAAGCATCTGCAGGACTGTTTAGCAGACATGTATGAGCCAGACTGGTTTGGGAAGGAGGAGATGGATGCACTTGCAGAG GATACAGATCTCCTTTGGGGGGATTTCCATCAGAAGCTTTCAGAGAGTGCTCTCACTTCCATGGACACCTATATGGCTCAGTTTCCTGACATTAAG GCTCGGATTGCAAAGCGAGATAGAAAGCTAGTGGACTTTGACAGTGCCAGACATCACTTTGCCTCCACACAGAAAAGTAAGAAGAAAGATGAGGCCAAAATCGCCAAG CCCTTGGCTCTGATGGAGAAAGCTGCTCCAGGTTGGGCTCAGGGAATAATCACAGCACATCAAGTTGCTCAAACTAACCTCAGCAGAAGCCAG GCAGAGGAAGAGTTGGGGAAAGCCCAAAAGGTTTTTGAAGAGATCAATTATGAACTCCAGGAGGAACTTCCAAATCTGTGGAACAG TCGTGTTGGGTTCTATGTGACAGTCTTTCAAAGTGTAGCAGGACTGGAGGAGAAGTTCCACAGAGAAATGGGCAAA aTGAGCCAGAATCTTTTTGATGTTATGACCAAACTGGAGGAACAACGAGAGGCCAA CGAAGAAGCAGCCAATCACAATGCCACGGTATCTGAATCCGACAAGACTTCACCAGAAACTAAG ctAAAACAGGGACCACCAGTCCCACGGCCTCCCAGACCTTCTCTGACAATAGAGGCGAAACAGGACATCATAAACCTTTTTGAGAATGCGGTGGTGACTGAAACTAACGTTACCGCATTGTCACAG actGATATAGCTGTTTCTAAGCAGCCA AATTCTGCTACGAATGTGACCAATGGTTCTTCGGATGCAGAGCTTCCACCAGGAGTTATTTACAAG GTGAAAGCAATGCATGACTATGCGGCCACAGACAGTGATGAACTGGACCTTAAATCTGGTGACATTGTGCTTGTTTTGCCCTTTGAAAACCCTGATGAACAG GACGACGGTTGGTTGCTTGGTGTAAAGGAATCACACTGGCTGCAGAATAAGGACTTGGCTGTTAAAGGAGTATTCCCTGAAAACTTTACTCAGAAATTGTGA
- the bin1b gene encoding myc box-dependent-interacting protein 1b isoform X6, producing MSETGKGVNAGKLAINVQKRITRAQEKMMQKLGKADETKDTAFEEGVANFNKQMTEGTKLQKDLRAYLTAVKTMHECSKHLQDCLADMYEPDWFGKEEMDALAEDTDLLWGDFHQKLSESALTSMDTYMAQFPDIKARIAKRDRKLVDFDSARHHFASTQKSKKKDEAKIAKPLALMEKAAPGWAQGIITAHQVAQTNLSRSQAEEELGKAQKVFEEINYELQEELPNLWNSRVGFYVTVFQSVAGLEEKFHREMGKMSQNLFDVMTKLEEQREANEEAANHNATVSESDKTSPETKTDIAVSKQPNSATNVTNGSSDAELPPGVIYKVKAMHDYAATDSDELDLKSGDIVLVLPFENPDEQDDGWLLGVKESHWLQNKDLAVKGVFPENFTQKL from the exons ATGTCTGAGACTGGGAAAGGGGTAAACGCCGGGAAACTGGCTATTAACGTACAGAAGAGGATAACTCGAGCACAAGAGAAg ATGATGCAAAAGTTGGGAAAGGCTGATGAGACCAAAGACACAGCATTTGAGGAAGGTGTAGCTAACTTCAACAAGCAGATG ACTGAAGGAACTAAGCTTCAAAAAGATCTGAGGGCATACCTGACAGCTGTAAAAA CAATGCACGAATGCTCCAAGCATCTGCAGGACTGTTTAGCAGACATGTATGAGCCAGACTGGTTTGGGAAGGAGGAGATGGATGCACTTGCAGAG GATACAGATCTCCTTTGGGGGGATTTCCATCAGAAGCTTTCAGAGAGTGCTCTCACTTCCATGGACACCTATATGGCTCAGTTTCCTGACATTAAG GCTCGGATTGCAAAGCGAGATAGAAAGCTAGTGGACTTTGACAGTGCCAGACATCACTTTGCCTCCACACAGAAAAGTAAGAAGAAAGATGAGGCCAAAATCGCCAAG CCCTTGGCTCTGATGGAGAAAGCTGCTCCAGGTTGGGCTCAGGGAATAATCACAGCACATCAAGTTGCTCAAACTAACCTCAGCAGAAGCCAG GCAGAGGAAGAGTTGGGGAAAGCCCAAAAGGTTTTTGAAGAGATCAATTATGAACTCCAGGAGGAACTTCCAAATCTGTGGAACAG TCGTGTTGGGTTCTATGTGACAGTCTTTCAAAGTGTAGCAGGACTGGAGGAGAAGTTCCACAGAGAAATGGGCAAA aTGAGCCAGAATCTTTTTGATGTTATGACCAAACTGGAGGAACAACGAGAGGCCAA CGAAGAAGCAGCCAATCACAATGCCACGGTATCTGAATCCGACAAGACTTCACCAGAAACTAAG actGATATAGCTGTTTCTAAGCAGCCA AATTCTGCTACGAATGTGACCAATGGTTCTTCGGATGCAGAGCTTCCACCAGGAGTTATTTACAAG GTGAAAGCAATGCATGACTATGCGGCCACAGACAGTGATGAACTGGACCTTAAATCTGGTGACATTGTGCTTGTTTTGCCCTTTGAAAACCCTGATGAACAG GACGACGGTTGGTTGCTTGGTGTAAAGGAATCACACTGGCTGCAGAATAAGGACTTGGCTGTTAAAGGAGTATTCCCTGAAAACTTTACTCAGAAATTGTGA